The following proteins are encoded in a genomic region of Hippopotamus amphibius kiboko isolate mHipAmp2 chromosome 8, mHipAmp2.hap2, whole genome shotgun sequence:
- the STX2 gene encoding syntaxin-2 isoform X1, with the protein MRDRLPDLTACRKSDDGDTALVVEKDHFMDDFFHQVEEIRNSIAKIAQYVEEVKKNHSIILSAPNPEGKIKEELEDLNKEIKKTANKIRTKLKSIEQSFDQDESGNRTSVDLRIRRTQHSVLSRKFVDVMTEYNEAQTLFRERSKGRIQRQLEITGKTTTDDELEEMLESGNPSIFTSDIISDSQITRQALNEIESRHKDIMKLETSIRELHEMFVDMAMFVETQGEMINNIEKNVTNAADYVEHAKEETKKAIKYQSKARRKMMFIIICVIILLVILGIILATALS; encoded by the exons ATGCGGGACCGGCTGCCAGACCTGACGGCG TGTCGGAAGAGCGACGATGGGGACACAGCCCTTGTCGTTGAAAAGGACCACTTTATGGACGACTTCTTCCATCAG GTTGAGGAGATCAGAAACAGTATAGCTAAAATAGCTCAGTATGttgaagaagtaaagaaaaaccaCAGCATCATTCTTTCTGCACCAAACCCAGAAGGAA aaataaaagaagaactTGAAGATCTaaacaaagaaatcaagaaaactgcTAATAAAATTCGGACCAAGTTAAAGT CTATTGAGCAAAGTTTCGATCAGGATGAGAGTGGGAACCGAACTTCAGTGGATCTTCGGATACGAAGAACCCAG CATTCAGTGCTATCTCGAAAGTTTGTGGACGTTATGACAGAGTATAATGAAGCACAGACTCTATTTCGGGAGCGAAGCAAAGGCCGGATACAGCGTCAGCTAGAAATAA CCGGAAAAACTACCACCGACGATGAACTGGAAGAGATGTTGGAGAGTGGGAACCCTTCCATCTTCACGTCTGAC ATTATATCAGATTCACAAATCACTAGACAGGCTCTCAATGAAATCGAGTCACGTCATAAAGACATTATGAAGCTGGAGACCAGCATCCGTGAGCTGCACGAGATGTTCGTGGACATGGCCATGTTCGTGGAGACCCAG ggCGAAATGATCAACAACATAGAAAAAAACGTTACGAATGCTGCAGACTATGTAGAACATGCTAAAGAAGAAACGAAAAAAGCTATTAAATATCAAAGCAAAGCAAGAAGG AAAATGATGTTCATtattatttgtgtaattattttGCTTGTGATCCTTGGAATTATCCTAGCAACAGCATTGTCATAG
- the STX2 gene encoding syntaxin-2 isoform X2 translates to MDDFFHQVEEIRNSIAKIAQYVEEVKKNHSIILSAPNPEGKIKEELEDLNKEIKKTANKIRTKLKSIEQSFDQDESGNRTSVDLRIRRTQHSVLSRKFVDVMTEYNEAQTLFRERSKGRIQRQLEITGKTTTDDELEEMLESGNPSIFTSDIISDSQITRQALNEIESRHKDIMKLETSIRELHEMFVDMAMFVETQGEMINNIEKNVTNAADYVEHAKEETKKAIKYQSKARRKMMFIIICVIILLVILGIILATALS, encoded by the exons ATGGACGACTTCTTCCATCAG GTTGAGGAGATCAGAAACAGTATAGCTAAAATAGCTCAGTATGttgaagaagtaaagaaaaaccaCAGCATCATTCTTTCTGCACCAAACCCAGAAGGAA aaataaaagaagaactTGAAGATCTaaacaaagaaatcaagaaaactgcTAATAAAATTCGGACCAAGTTAAAGT CTATTGAGCAAAGTTTCGATCAGGATGAGAGTGGGAACCGAACTTCAGTGGATCTTCGGATACGAAGAACCCAG CATTCAGTGCTATCTCGAAAGTTTGTGGACGTTATGACAGAGTATAATGAAGCACAGACTCTATTTCGGGAGCGAAGCAAAGGCCGGATACAGCGTCAGCTAGAAATAA CCGGAAAAACTACCACCGACGATGAACTGGAAGAGATGTTGGAGAGTGGGAACCCTTCCATCTTCACGTCTGAC ATTATATCAGATTCACAAATCACTAGACAGGCTCTCAATGAAATCGAGTCACGTCATAAAGACATTATGAAGCTGGAGACCAGCATCCGTGAGCTGCACGAGATGTTCGTGGACATGGCCATGTTCGTGGAGACCCAG ggCGAAATGATCAACAACATAGAAAAAAACGTTACGAATGCTGCAGACTATGTAGAACATGCTAAAGAAGAAACGAAAAAAGCTATTAAATATCAAAGCAAAGCAAGAAGG AAAATGATGTTCATtattatttgtgtaattattttGCTTGTGATCCTTGGAATTATCCTAGCAACAGCATTGTCATAG
- the STX2 gene encoding syntaxin-2 isoform X3 translates to MRDRLPDLTACRKSDDGDTALVVEKDHFMDDFFHQVEEIRNSIAKIAQYVEEVKKNHSIILSAPNPEGKIKEELEDLNKEIKKTANKIRTKLKSIEQSFDQDESGNRTSVDLRIRRTQHSVLSRKFVDVMTEYNEAQTLFRERSKGRIQRQLEITGKTTTDDELEEMLESGNPSIFTSDIISDSQITRQALNEIESRHKDIMKLETSIRELHEMFVDMAMFVETQGEMINNIEKNVTNAADYVEHAKEETKKAIKYQSKARRKKWIIVAVSLVLLAVVALIIGLSVGK, encoded by the exons ATGCGGGACCGGCTGCCAGACCTGACGGCG TGTCGGAAGAGCGACGATGGGGACACAGCCCTTGTCGTTGAAAAGGACCACTTTATGGACGACTTCTTCCATCAG GTTGAGGAGATCAGAAACAGTATAGCTAAAATAGCTCAGTATGttgaagaagtaaagaaaaaccaCAGCATCATTCTTTCTGCACCAAACCCAGAAGGAA aaataaaagaagaactTGAAGATCTaaacaaagaaatcaagaaaactgcTAATAAAATTCGGACCAAGTTAAAGT CTATTGAGCAAAGTTTCGATCAGGATGAGAGTGGGAACCGAACTTCAGTGGATCTTCGGATACGAAGAACCCAG CATTCAGTGCTATCTCGAAAGTTTGTGGACGTTATGACAGAGTATAATGAAGCACAGACTCTATTTCGGGAGCGAAGCAAAGGCCGGATACAGCGTCAGCTAGAAATAA CCGGAAAAACTACCACCGACGATGAACTGGAAGAGATGTTGGAGAGTGGGAACCCTTCCATCTTCACGTCTGAC ATTATATCAGATTCACAAATCACTAGACAGGCTCTCAATGAAATCGAGTCACGTCATAAAGACATTATGAAGCTGGAGACCAGCATCCGTGAGCTGCACGAGATGTTCGTGGACATGGCCATGTTCGTGGAGACCCAG ggCGAAATGATCAACAACATAGAAAAAAACGTTACGAATGCTGCAGACTATGTAGAACATGCTAAAGAAGAAACGAAAAAAGCTATTAAATATCAAAGCAAAGCAAGAAGG AAAAAGTGGATAATTGTGGCCGTGTCACTGGTTCTGCTGGCTGTGGTTGCTCTAATTATTGGTTTATCGGTTGGCAAGTGA